TTCTTCTAAATTATCGTATAAAATCATAATTATTTGCCCCAAAAGGGGCTTTTGATTATTTGTCTCTTAGACCTAAATCATTGATTAATTTAACATAAACATCATATTTTGTAGCTTTTAAATATTTTAAAAGTCTTTTTCTTTGACCAACTAATTTAAGTAGTCCTAATCTTGATGAAAAATCTTTTTTAAAAACTTGTAAATGTTCT
This portion of the Campylobacter sp. MG1 genome encodes:
- the rpsO gene encoding 30S ribosomal protein S15, whose translation is MALDSARKAEIISKYARFGGDTGSSEVQIALLTERIAILTEHLQVFKKDFSSRLGLLKLVGQRKRLLKYLKATKYDVYVKLINDLGLRDK